From Rhodopseudomonas palustris, a single genomic window includes:
- a CDS encoding TolC family outer membrane protein, whose amino-acid sequence MDGLKRISGLAAAGIVLACVSQTAARADTIEGALIRAYQTNPQLNAQRASVRATDESVPQALSGYRPKVSVTASGGYQYTDVISSVGGNQFHLNGTQIPRSVGVTASQTLFNGNQTGNRTRAAESQVSSAREGLRVLEQSVLLSAATIYMDYLRDSATLEVQRSNVRVLEQTLRQTNDRFNVGEVTRTDVAQSQAQLAAGNTQQLAAESTLTTTRSNYRRIIGNEPGNLAPGSPVDRYLPSTLAQAINLALVENPNVTAAMYGIDVSYLNVKINEGALFPTLTLQASAQQSWEPSISSPRQFLASGVAQLSIPIYQGGGEYALIRQSKETLAQQRLNLEQVRDQTRASVVQAWGQLQAAKAQVSSAQSQVKASEIALNGVREEARAGQRTTLDVLNAQQALVNARVALVTAQHDRVVASYAVLNAIGRLSPQVLGLKTNVYDPSVHYHQVRDSWGGVRTPDGR is encoded by the coding sequence ATGGATGGGCTTAAGCGGATTTCCGGCCTTGCGGCTGCCGGCATCGTTCTGGCTTGCGTGTCGCAGACAGCAGCTCGCGCGGACACCATCGAAGGGGCGCTGATCCGCGCCTACCAGACCAATCCCCAGCTCAATGCGCAACGCGCCTCGGTGCGCGCCACGGACGAATCGGTTCCCCAAGCGTTGTCAGGCTACCGGCCGAAGGTGTCCGTTACCGCCAGCGGCGGTTATCAATATACCGACGTGATTTCGTCGGTGGGCGGCAATCAGTTTCATCTCAACGGCACGCAAATCCCGCGCTCGGTCGGCGTGACCGCGTCCCAGACGCTGTTCAACGGCAATCAGACTGGGAACCGTACCCGTGCGGCGGAGAGCCAGGTTTCCTCGGCACGCGAAGGCCTGCGTGTGCTGGAACAGTCGGTGCTGCTGTCGGCGGCCACCATCTACATGGATTACCTGCGCGACTCGGCGACACTGGAAGTGCAGCGGTCGAACGTGCGGGTTCTCGAGCAGACGCTGCGGCAGACCAACGACCGCTTCAACGTCGGCGAGGTGACCCGCACCGACGTGGCGCAGTCGCAGGCGCAGCTCGCTGCCGGCAACACCCAGCAGCTCGCCGCCGAATCCACCCTGACCACCACCCGGTCGAACTACCGCCGCATCATTGGCAACGAACCGGGCAATCTGGCGCCGGGCTCGCCGGTCGACCGCTATCTGCCGAGCACCTTGGCGCAGGCGATCAATCTGGCGCTGGTCGAGAACCCGAACGTCACCGCCGCGATGTACGGCATCGACGTCAGCTACCTGAACGTGAAGATCAACGAAGGTGCGCTGTTTCCGACCCTGACGCTGCAGGCGAGCGCGCAGCAGTCGTGGGAACCGTCGATCTCATCACCGCGGCAGTTCCTGGCTTCGGGTGTGGCGCAGCTCTCGATCCCGATCTACCAGGGCGGCGGCGAATACGCGCTGATCCGGCAGTCGAAGGAAACTCTGGCGCAGCAGCGTCTCAACCTCGAACAGGTGCGCGACCAGACCCGCGCCAGCGTGGTGCAGGCGTGGGGCCAGCTTCAGGCGGCCAAGGCACAGGTCTCGTCGGCACAGTCGCAGGTGAAGGCCTCGGAGATCGCGCTCAATGGCGTCCGCGAAGAAGCCCGCGCCGGCCAGCGTACCACGCTCGACGTGTTGAACGCGCAGCAGGCGCTGGTGAATGCCCGCGTCGCGCTGGTGACAGCCCAGCACGACCGTGTGGTCGCGTCCTATGCCGTACTGAATGCGATCGGCCGGCTGTCGCCGCAGGTGCTCGGCCTGAAGACCAACGTCTATGATCCCAGCGTGCACTATCATCAGGTGCGCGATAGCTGGGGCGGCGTTCGGACTCCCGACGGCCGCTGA
- a CDS encoding protein-L-isoaspartate O-methyltransferase family protein → MLEFERARQNMVDGQIRPASVTDWRIIDAMRALPREAFVPESKRELVYLDLDLEIEGSDGRKHFLLNPIMTARLLQAAEIERDDRVLVVGCPTGYIAAVAARLATRVTTTIDDEALAQRIRSTLPALGLPHVSVRVAEAAKGDLHNAPFDAILLCGATEVEPTMLYEQLKLGGRLVGAFAQGKPQRVTTVTRSHGDFGARVLFDALVPVLPGLERAPAFEF, encoded by the coding sequence ATGTTGGAATTCGAGCGCGCGCGGCAAAACATGGTCGACGGCCAAATCCGGCCCGCCAGCGTGACGGATTGGCGAATCATCGATGCGATGCGGGCGCTGCCTCGCGAGGCGTTCGTTCCCGAATCGAAACGCGAACTGGTGTATCTCGATCTCGATCTGGAGATCGAGGGCAGCGATGGCCGCAAGCATTTCCTCCTCAACCCGATCATGACCGCACGCCTGCTGCAGGCTGCCGAGATCGAGCGCGACGACCGCGTGCTCGTGGTCGGCTGCCCGACCGGCTATATCGCTGCGGTGGCGGCCAGGCTGGCGACCCGGGTCACCACCACGATCGACGATGAGGCGCTGGCGCAGCGCATCCGCTCGACGCTGCCGGCGCTCGGCCTCCCTCATGTCAGTGTCCGTGTCGCGGAAGCGGCGAAGGGTGATCTGCATAACGCGCCATTCGACGCGATTTTGTTGTGCGGCGCCACCGAGGTCGAGCCGACCATGCTGTACGAGCAGCTCAAGCTCGGCGGTCGGCTGGTCGGTGCGTTCGCCCAGGGCAAGCCGCAGCGGGTGACGACGGTCACGCGGTCCCATGGCGACTTCGGCGCTCGCGTTCTGTTCGACGCGCTGGTTCCGGTGTTGCCCGGACTGGAGCGCGCACCGGCCTTTGAATTCTGA
- a CDS encoding MBOAT family O-acyltransferase, whose amino-acid sequence MLFSSPVFLFLFMPLLLLVYWSVPRPLRNSVLLVASLVFYAWGERFFALVMLGSIFGNWLLGLALEALAEPRQRKLVVAAAVVLNIGLLAVFKYSEFLISNLNAMFEAIGIAPVTVVSPHLPLGISFFTFHALSYVIDVYRGVARAQRRPVDFALYIAFFPQLIAGPIIRYHDISEQLRRRPVTLELAASGVERFLAGFGKKMLLANPLGEVADRIFALPAADLSPGTAWLGLICYTLQIYLDFSAYSDMAIGLARLFGFTFLENFNYPYLARSMQEFWRRWHISLSNWLRDYLYIPLGGNRVPPWRIYFNLATVFLLCGLWHGANWTFVVWGLIHGLFLILERLGLAALLARTPRPVQHAYTLAVVSLAWVFFRAADLTQAIAYLRAMAGFGAGWSVDFLSEIDPLVAICLVLGGLASASLFSPLTSDWRLRRNQREGRLDPGIGSLQLGRDSALMLGARLVVLLTIGLLAAGQVAAGTYNPFIYFRF is encoded by the coding sequence ATGCTGTTCAGTTCGCCGGTGTTCCTCTTCCTGTTCATGCCGCTGCTGCTTCTCGTCTATTGGAGCGTGCCGCGGCCGCTTCGCAACAGCGTGCTGCTGGTCGCCAGCCTGGTTTTCTATGCCTGGGGCGAGCGGTTCTTCGCGCTGGTGATGCTGGGATCGATTTTCGGCAACTGGCTGCTCGGATTGGCGCTGGAGGCATTGGCGGAGCCGCGCCAGCGCAAGCTGGTGGTGGCCGCCGCCGTGGTGCTGAACATCGGCTTGTTGGCGGTGTTCAAGTATTCTGAATTCCTGATCTCGAATCTCAACGCGATGTTCGAGGCGATCGGAATCGCGCCCGTCACGGTGGTGTCGCCACATCTGCCGCTGGGAATCTCGTTCTTCACCTTCCATGCGCTGTCCTATGTGATCGACGTCTATCGCGGGGTGGCGAGGGCGCAGCGCCGGCCGGTCGATTTCGCGCTGTACATCGCTTTCTTTCCGCAACTGATCGCCGGCCCGATCATCCGCTATCACGACATCTCCGAGCAGCTCCGTCGCCGTCCGGTGACGCTCGAACTGGCGGCCTCCGGCGTCGAGCGATTCCTGGCCGGATTCGGCAAGAAGATGCTGTTGGCCAATCCGCTCGGCGAGGTCGCCGACCGGATCTTCGCGCTGCCGGCCGCCGATCTCAGCCCCGGCACCGCCTGGCTCGGGTTGATCTGCTACACGTTGCAGATCTATCTCGATTTCTCGGCCTATTCGGACATGGCGATCGGGCTGGCGCGGCTGTTCGGGTTCACCTTCCTGGAGAATTTCAACTACCCGTATCTGGCGCGCTCGATGCAGGAATTCTGGCGGCGCTGGCACATCTCGCTGTCGAACTGGCTGCGCGACTATCTGTACATCCCGCTCGGCGGCAACCGCGTGCCGCCGTGGCGAATCTATTTCAATCTCGCCACGGTGTTCCTGTTGTGCGGGCTCTGGCACGGCGCCAACTGGACCTTCGTGGTCTGGGGGCTGATCCACGGTCTTTTCCTGATCCTGGAGCGGCTCGGGCTGGCGGCGCTGCTGGCGCGGACGCCGCGGCCGGTGCAGCACGCCTACACGCTGGCCGTGGTGTCGCTGGCCTGGGTGTTCTTCCGGGCCGCCGACCTCACCCAGGCGATCGCCTATCTGCGGGCGATGGCCGGCTTTGGCGCGGGCTGGTCGGTCGACTTCCTGTCCGAGATCGACCCGCTGGTGGCGATCTGCCTGGTGCTCGGGGGCTTGGCGAGCGCGTCGCTGTTTAGCCCGCTCACTTCAGACTGGAGGCTGCGCCGGAACCAGCGCGAGGGCCGTCTCGATCCCGGGATCGGCAGCTTGCAGCTCGGCCGGGACAGCGCTCTGATGCTCGGCGCACGTCTGGTCGTGCTGCTGACGATCGGCCTGTTGGCGGCCGGTCAGGTCGCGGCGGGCACCTACAATCCGTTCATCTATTTCCGGTTCTAG
- a CDS encoding DNA-3-methyladenine glycosylase, whose translation MTKSRVPNRSSDGTHPALGPLLARRFFARSVHEVAPELIGATLLFRGAGGVIVEVEAYHHTDPAAHSYGGPTPRNQVMFGPPGFAYVYRSYGIHWCVNVVCEPEGSASAVLIRALEPTHGLTEMRVRRGLDDDRSLCSGPGKLAQALGITIVHNGLPLDAAPFAIHRRITTPEITTGPRIGITKAADYPWRYGMAGSRFLSKPFPRSI comes from the coding sequence ATGACCAAGTCCCGCGTTCCGAACCGCTCTTCGGACGGAACACATCCCGCCCTCGGCCCGCTGCTGGCGCGCCGCTTCTTTGCTCGCAGCGTCCACGAGGTCGCGCCCGAGCTTATCGGCGCGACGCTGCTGTTCCGCGGCGCCGGCGGCGTCATCGTCGAGGTCGAGGCCTATCACCACACAGATCCGGCGGCGCATTCCTATGGCGGGCCGACACCGCGCAACCAGGTGATGTTCGGCCCGCCGGGCTTCGCCTACGTCTATCGCTCCTACGGCATCCATTGGTGCGTCAATGTCGTCTGCGAACCGGAAGGCTCCGCCAGTGCGGTGCTGATCCGCGCGCTCGAGCCGACCCACGGTCTGACGGAAATGCGGGTCCGCCGCGGCCTCGACGACGACCGCAGCCTGTGCTCCGGCCCTGGTAAGCTCGCGCAGGCGCTCGGCATCACCATCGTCCACAACGGTCTGCCGCTCGATGCCGCACCGTTCGCGATCCATCGCCGGATCACCACGCCGGAGATCACCACCGGCCCGCGCATCGGCATCACAAAGGCGGCCGACTATCCGTGGCGCTATGGGATGGCGGGATCTCGGTTCTTGAGCAAGCCGTTTCCGCGATCAATTTGA
- a CDS encoding tRNA-uridine aminocarboxypropyltransferase, with protein MTTEHATRVAEPGTPEPECARCGKPLPLCICDTVEPIASRIELLILQHPQEQDRALGTARLTAQHFNNAVVRIGLSWPSLSKALGRTVHDPSRWAVLYLGSARAAKLAQGRDVLAVDAKGQPEPHQDMILDDIEGVVLLDGTWSQAKALWWRNAWMLKCQRVILDPSAPSRYGRLRKEPRRDGLSTLEAAAMLLSRLEHRPEIETVLLGAFDRMLARFKQVQAERPDLAPKPKKRDWRKRRG; from the coding sequence ATGACGACCGAACATGCCACCCGCGTCGCCGAGCCCGGCACGCCGGAGCCCGAGTGTGCCCGCTGTGGCAAGCCGCTGCCGCTGTGCATCTGCGACACCGTCGAGCCGATCGCCAGCCGGATCGAACTCCTGATCCTGCAGCATCCGCAGGAGCAGGACCGGGCGCTCGGCACCGCGCGGCTGACCGCGCAGCATTTCAACAATGCCGTGGTCCGGATCGGGCTGTCGTGGCCGAGCTTGTCCAAGGCGCTCGGCCGCACCGTGCACGATCCGTCGCGCTGGGCCGTGCTGTATCTCGGCTCCGCCCGCGCCGCCAAGCTGGCGCAGGGGCGGGACGTTCTGGCGGTCGATGCCAAGGGCCAGCCCGAGCCGCATCAGGACATGATCCTCGACGACATCGAGGGCGTGGTACTGCTCGACGGCACCTGGAGCCAGGCCAAGGCGCTGTGGTGGCGCAACGCCTGGATGCTGAAATGCCAGCGGGTGATTCTCGATCCCTCGGCGCCTTCGCGCTACGGCCGCCTCCGCAAGGAGCCGCGCCGCGACGGTCTGTCGACCCTCGAAGCGGCCGCGATGCTGCTGTCGCGGCTGGAGCACCGGCCGGAGATCGAGACCGTATTGCTGGGGGCGTTCGACCGGATGCTGGCGCGGTTTAAGCAGGTCCAGGCCGAGCGGCCCGACCTGGCGCCGAAGCCGAAGAAGCGCGACTGGCGCAAACGGCGCGGGTGA
- the lipA gene encoding lipoyl synthase, whose amino-acid sequence MVVLVDTVSANPVRPRHPEKAARPDALSPKKPDWIRVRAPTTRGYGETRGIVKENGLHTVCEEAGCPNIGECWDKKHATFMIMGDTCTRACAFCNVKTGMPGALEPNEPAYVAEATRKLGLQHLVITSVDRDDLADGGAAHFAATIRALREACPTTTIEILTPDFLRKDGALEVVVAAKPDVFNHNLETVPSRYLSVRPGARYFHSIRLLQRVKELDPSIFTKSGIMVGLGEERHEVLQVMDDLRSAEVDFLTIGQYLQPTRKHHAVMRYVTPAEFAGYQTTAYAKGFLMVSASPMTRSSHHAGDDFAKLKAARAARAR is encoded by the coding sequence ATGGTCGTTCTCGTCGATACGGTGTCCGCCAACCCCGTCCGCCCCCGGCATCCGGAGAAGGCGGCGCGGCCCGACGCGCTGTCGCCGAAGAAGCCGGACTGGATCCGGGTGCGTGCGCCGACCACGCGCGGCTATGGCGAGACCCGCGGCATCGTCAAGGAGAACGGCCTGCACACCGTGTGCGAGGAGGCCGGCTGTCCGAACATCGGCGAGTGCTGGGACAAGAAGCACGCCACCTTCATGATCATGGGCGACACCTGCACCCGGGCCTGCGCGTTCTGCAACGTCAAGACCGGGATGCCCGGTGCGCTCGAGCCGAACGAGCCGGCCTACGTCGCCGAGGCGACGCGGAAGCTCGGGTTGCAGCATCTGGTGATCACCTCGGTAGATCGCGACGATCTGGCCGACGGCGGTGCGGCGCACTTTGCCGCGACGATCCGCGCGTTGCGCGAAGCTTGCCCGACCACGACGATCGAAATCCTGACGCCGGATTTCCTGCGCAAGGATGGCGCGCTGGAAGTCGTGGTCGCCGCCAAGCCGGACGTGTTCAACCACAATCTCGAAACCGTGCCGTCGCGCTATTTGTCGGTGCGGCCGGGCGCGCGTTACTTCCATTCGATCCGGCTGCTGCAGCGGGTGAAGGAACTCGATCCCAGCATCTTCACCAAGTCCGGCATTATGGTCGGCCTCGGCGAGGAGCGCCACGAGGTGCTGCAGGTGATGGACGATTTGCGGTCGGCGGAGGTCGATTTCCTCACCATCGGCCAGTATCTGCAGCCGACCCGCAAGCACCACGCGGTGATGCGCTACGTCACGCCGGCCGAGTTCGCCGGCTATCAGACCACTGCCTACGCCAAGGGCTTCCTGATGGTGTCGGCGAGCCCGATGACGCGCTCGTCGCATCACGCCGGCGACGACTTCGCCAAGCTCAAGGCGGCGCGCGCGGCGCGAGCCCGCTAA
- a CDS encoding valine--tRNA ligase yields the protein MIEKTYQPADIEARISRAWEDAEAFKAGRPDRCDAVPYSIVIPPPNVTGSLHMGHALNNTLQDILCRFERMRGRDVLWQPGTDHAGIATQMVVERQLMERQEPSRRDMGRAKFLDRVWQWKAESGGVIVNQLKRLGASCDWSRERFTMDEGLSRAVAKVFVELHRQGLIYKDKRLVNWDPKLLTAISDLEVQQIEVKGSLWHLRYPIEGKTFDPADPSTFIVVATTRPETMLGDSAVAVNPEDERYTHLIGKHVVLPLVGRRIPIVADEYSDPEKGSGAVKITPAHDFNDFEVGKRHHLPQINVLDIEGKISVADNSAYLEGLPEGAREFAEEIEGTDRFAARKMIVARLDDFGFLEKIEPNVHMVPHGDRSGVVIEPFLTDQWYVDAKTLAQPAIAAVRSGETSFVPKNWEKTYFEWMENIQPWCISRQLWWGHQIPAWYGPDGKVFVAETEEEAVGNALGYYVEQEVITPAQAHDMAVDPVKREGFITRDEDVLDTWFSSALWPFSTLGWPDETPELDRYYPTDVLVTGFDIIFFWVARMMMMGLHFMDDVPFPTVYIHALVRDEKGAKMSKSKGNVIDPLNLIDQYGADALRFTLAAMAAQGRDIKLATSRVEGYRNFATKLWNACRFAEMNGCAAPKDFDFTAAKDTLNRWIAHETVRAVREVTEAIESYRFNDAAEAAYRFVWNVYCDWYLELAKPVLMGEDGAAKTETRAMVAWARDEILKILHPFMPFITEELWAVTASRDGLLALAPWSRKTGMSDEEMSMLVASAATDPMAGPAMLSIPEPETPDFTDDAAEAEIGWVVDLVTAIRSVRAEMNIVPSTLTPLVLAGASADTNARASRWSDVIKRLARVGEISFADAAPQGAVQLLVRGEVAALPLKGVVDFAAEQVRLEKELGKAEADIKRAEAKLANEKFVANAAEEVVEEEREKREAALARKVKILEALLRLKNAS from the coding sequence ATGATCGAGAAAACCTACCAGCCAGCCGACATCGAGGCCCGCATTTCGCGCGCCTGGGAAGACGCGGAGGCCTTCAAGGCCGGCCGTCCGGATCGCTGCGACGCCGTCCCGTACTCGATCGTGATTCCGCCGCCGAACGTCACCGGCTCGTTGCACATGGGCCATGCGCTCAACAACACGCTGCAGGACATCCTGTGCCGGTTCGAGCGGATGCGCGGTCGCGACGTGCTGTGGCAGCCCGGCACCGACCACGCCGGCATCGCCACCCAGATGGTGGTCGAGCGCCAGCTGATGGAGCGCCAGGAGCCGAGCCGCCGCGACATGGGCCGCGCCAAGTTCCTGGACCGGGTCTGGCAATGGAAGGCCGAGAGCGGCGGCGTGATCGTCAACCAGCTCAAGCGGCTCGGCGCGTCGTGCGATTGGTCGCGCGAGCGCTTCACGATGGACGAGGGGCTGTCCCGCGCCGTCGCCAAGGTGTTCGTCGAGCTGCACCGCCAGGGCCTGATCTACAAGGACAAGCGGCTGGTCAATTGGGATCCGAAGCTGCTGACCGCGATCTCGGATCTGGAGGTCCAGCAGATCGAGGTGAAGGGCAGCCTCTGGCATCTGCGCTATCCGATCGAAGGCAAGACCTTCGATCCGGCCGATCCGTCGACCTTCATCGTGGTCGCGACCACGCGTCCAGAAACCATGCTGGGCGACAGCGCGGTTGCGGTGAATCCGGAAGACGAGCGCTATACGCATCTGATCGGCAAGCATGTCGTCCTGCCGCTGGTCGGCCGTCGGATTCCGATCGTGGCCGACGAGTACTCCGATCCCGAGAAGGGCTCGGGCGCGGTGAAGATCACGCCTGCCCACGACTTCAACGACTTCGAGGTCGGCAAGCGGCACCATCTGCCGCAGATCAACGTGCTCGACATCGAGGGCAAGATCTCGGTCGCCGACAACAGCGCCTATCTCGAAGGCCTGCCGGAAGGCGCCCGCGAATTCGCCGAGGAGATCGAGGGTACCGACCGTTTCGCCGCGCGCAAGATGATCGTGGCGCGGCTCGATGATTTCGGCTTCCTGGAGAAGATCGAGCCCAACGTCCACATGGTGCCGCATGGCGACCGGTCCGGCGTGGTGATCGAGCCGTTCCTCACCGACCAGTGGTACGTCGACGCCAAGACGCTGGCGCAGCCGGCGATTGCCGCGGTGCGCTCGGGCGAGACCAGCTTCGTTCCGAAGAACTGGGAGAAGACCTACTTCGAGTGGATGGAGAACATCCAGCCGTGGTGCATCTCACGCCAGCTTTGGTGGGGTCACCAGATCCCGGCGTGGTATGGCCCGGACGGCAAGGTGTTCGTCGCCGAGACCGAGGAAGAGGCGGTCGGCAACGCGCTCGGCTACTACGTCGAGCAGGAAGTGATCACGCCGGCGCAGGCCCACGACATGGCGGTCGATCCGGTCAAGCGCGAGGGCTTCATCACCCGCGACGAGGACGTGCTCGACACCTGGTTCTCCTCGGCACTGTGGCCGTTCTCGACGCTCGGCTGGCCGGACGAGACACCCGAGCTCGATCGCTACTACCCAACCGACGTGCTGGTCACCGGCTTCGACATCATCTTCTTCTGGGTCGCCCGGATGATGATGATGGGCCTGCACTTCATGGACGACGTGCCGTTCCCGACCGTCTACATCCACGCCCTCGTTCGCGACGAGAAGGGCGCCAAGATGTCGAAGTCGAAGGGCAACGTCATCGATCCGCTCAACCTGATCGACCAGTACGGCGCCGACGCCCTGCGTTTCACGCTGGCCGCGATGGCGGCGCAGGGCCGCGACATCAAGCTCGCGACCTCCCGCGTCGAAGGCTATCGCAACTTCGCCACCAAGCTCTGGAACGCCTGCCGCTTCGCCGAGATGAACGGCTGCGCGGCGCCGAAGGATTTCGATTTCACCGCGGCCAAGGACACGCTCAACCGCTGGATCGCGCACGAGACCGTGCGGGCGGTGCGCGAAGTCACCGAGGCGATCGAATCCTATCGCTTCAACGACGCCGCCGAAGCCGCGTATCGCTTCGTCTGGAACGTGTATTGCGATTGGTATCTCGAACTCGCCAAGCCGGTGCTGATGGGCGAGGACGGCGCCGCCAAGACCGAGACCCGTGCGATGGTGGCGTGGGCGCGCGACGAAATCCTGAAGATCCTGCATCCGTTCATGCCGTTCATCACCGAAGAGCTTTGGGCGGTGACGGCATCGCGCGACGGCTTGCTGGCGCTGGCGCCGTGGTCGCGCAAGACGGGGATGTCTGACGAAGAGATGTCGATGCTGGTCGCCTCGGCCGCGACCGACCCGATGGCCGGGCCGGCGATGCTGTCTATTCCCGAGCCGGAGACACCGGATTTCACCGACGATGCGGCCGAAGCCGAAATCGGCTGGGTGGTCGATCTCGTCACCGCGATCCGTTCGGTGCGCGCCGAGATGAACATCGTGCCGTCGACCCTGACGCCGCTGGTGCTGGCCGGCGCCTCTGCCGACACCAATGCGCGGGCGAGCCGCTGGAGCGACGTGATCAAGCGGCTGGCGCGGGTCGGCGAGATCTCGTTCGCGGACGCCGCCCCGCAAGGCGCCGTGCAGCTCCTGGTGCGCGGCGAGGTCGCGGCGCTGCCCTTGAAGGGCGTGGTGGATTTCGCCGCTGAGCAGGTGCGGCTCGAGAAGGAGCTCGGCAAGGCCGAAGCCGACATCAAGCGCGCCGAGGCGAAGCTGGCGAACGAGAAGTTCGTCGCCAATGCCGCCGAGGAAGTGGTCGAGGAAGAACGCGAGAAGCGCGAGGCCGCGCTCGCCCGCAAGGTCAAGATCCTCGAAGCGCTGCTGCGGCTGAAGAACGCGTCGTAG
- a CDS encoding alginate O-acetyltransferase AlgX-related protein yields the protein MQRTPLTARLYGRMLVGLVMAFSFASLIAMAFKQAEISGGENRTLTQLPGWPRTLAEWDSFPQRFDAYVNDNFGLRKLLLRLNSNFSTVLLGRSPSDKVVFGKDDWLFYAGDNSIELYRNQRPLSTLQLEDTRVALQRRARAMEAAGRPYLFVIVPDKHTIYPEMMPTYMSRRDTPSQFDQVVAVAEASGLPVLDLRVALRQGKTELPVYYKDDSHWSAWGAYLGYRRIMAALPLPDLPVIDLEARQFSVTSDHAGDLARMAGLTRRETTPIAAPADRCAYTVTAFQPVVGDDIMMRRTLCPQAKHKLMFVGDSFSEGLVAYLSRSFGEVVYVARSGFKPSRQIVPLIEREAPDLVIEELAERHLDSLAETVVSDGR from the coding sequence ATGCAGCGAACCCCTTTGACCGCCCGGCTGTATGGCCGAATGTTGGTCGGCCTGGTGATGGCGTTCTCGTTTGCGTCGCTGATCGCGATGGCATTCAAGCAGGCCGAGATCAGCGGCGGCGAGAACCGTACGCTCACCCAGCTTCCGGGGTGGCCGCGCACGCTCGCAGAGTGGGACAGTTTCCCGCAGCGGTTCGACGCCTACGTCAACGACAATTTCGGGCTGCGCAAGTTGCTGCTGCGGCTGAATTCCAACTTCAGCACCGTGCTGCTGGGCCGTTCTCCGTCGGACAAGGTGGTGTTCGGCAAGGACGACTGGCTGTTCTATGCCGGCGACAACTCGATCGAGCTGTATCGCAACCAGCGGCCGCTCAGCACGCTCCAGCTCGAGGACACGCGCGTGGCGCTGCAGCGCCGGGCGCGCGCGATGGAGGCGGCTGGCCGGCCGTATCTGTTCGTGATCGTGCCCGACAAGCACACGATCTATCCGGAGATGATGCCGACCTACATGTCGCGGCGCGATACGCCGTCGCAGTTCGATCAGGTCGTTGCGGTGGCCGAGGCCAGCGGTCTGCCTGTGCTCGATCTGCGGGTCGCGCTGCGGCAGGGCAAGACGGAGCTGCCAGTGTACTACAAGGACGACTCGCATTGGAGCGCGTGGGGCGCCTATCTCGGCTATCGCCGGATCATGGCGGCGCTGCCGCTTCCGGATCTGCCGGTGATCGATCTCGAGGCGCGACAGTTTTCCGTCACGTCGGATCACGCCGGCGATCTCGCCCGCATGGCGGGATTGACCAGGCGCGAGACGACGCCGATCGCAGCGCCGGCCGATCGATGTGCCTACACCGTCACGGCTTTCCAGCCGGTCGTCGGCGACGACATCATGATGCGGCGGACGCTGTGCCCGCAGGCCAAGCACAAGCTGATGTTTGTCGGCGATTCGTTCAGCGAAGGTCTGGTCGCGTATCTGTCGCGCAGCTTCGGCGAGGTGGTCTATGTCGCCCGTTCGGGCTTCAAGCCGTCACGCCAGATCGTGCCGCTGATCGAACGCGAGGCGCCTGATCTGGTGATCGAAGAGCTTGCGGAACGGCATCTGGACTCGCTGGCGGAGACCGTCGTGTCGGACGGGCGATAG
- a CDS encoding PopZ family protein, whose product MTQPAKAQEPSMEEILASIRRIIADDEAKPATPAPAPAAVAPKPEPPKPAPPPSKPAVMTPPPSAPSPVAQAAPPKPAAAPKPAPPPMPAEAESNSQDDIDALLAGLDADTTEEEVRPSQPDGDVLELTDEMALPEPEPEPEPTPPPPPPSPVQRAPIEDDIEFAEAAPKPRAPEPAYEPPPAAAWSEEPQQPILSRTTAAAVESAFNSLATTVLSNNARTLEDLVKEMLRPMLKAWLDDNLPTLVERIVRQEIERVSRGR is encoded by the coding sequence ATGACGCAGCCTGCAAAGGCGCAAGAGCCTTCCATGGAGGAGATTCTGGCGTCGATCCGTCGCATCATTGCCGATGACGAAGCCAAACCCGCGACCCCGGCACCTGCGCCGGCGGCCGTTGCCCCGAAGCCGGAGCCGCCCAAGCCGGCTCCCCCGCCGAGCAAGCCCGCGGTCATGACCCCACCTCCGTCTGCACCGAGCCCGGTGGCGCAAGCCGCGCCGCCCAAGCCCGCCGCCGCCCCGAAGCCGGCACCTCCGCCGATGCCTGCCGAGGCGGAGAGCAACAGCCAGGACGACATCGATGCGCTGCTGGCTGGCCTCGACGCCGACACCACCGAGGAAGAAGTCCGGCCTTCGCAACCAGACGGTGACGTGCTCGAACTGACCGACGAAATGGCGCTGCCGGAGCCCGAACCCGAGCCCGAACCGACTCCACCACCGCCGCCACCGTCTCCGGTTCAGAGGGCACCGATCGAGGACGACATCGAGTTTGCCGAAGCGGCGCCTAAGCCGCGCGCGCCCGAACCGGCCTACGAGCCACCGCCCGCCGCCGCCTGGAGCGAGGAGCCGCAGCAACCGATCCTGTCGCGCACCACCGCCGCTGCGGTGGAATCTGCGTTCAATTCGCTCGCCACCACTGTGCTCAGCAACAACGCCCGGACCCTCGAGGATCTGGTCAAGGAGATGCTGCGCCCGATGCTGAAGGCTTGGCTCGACGACAATCTGCCGACGCTGGTCGAGCGGATCGTCCGCCAGGAAATCGAGCGGGTCTCGCGCGGGCGCTGA